A region of Aphanothece sacrum FPU1 DNA encodes the following proteins:
- a CDS encoding S8 family serine peptidase, translating to MRQTLAWLACTLTLTGISTPSWALDNSIGDSGIYAHRLHQAPYNLTGRKIAIGQVEIGRPGQFGFDKIAAWNPVFKLAGVYFRNKPVKSNGNLDNHAAMVATVMISRDKRIPGVAPDARLYSSAVGILKGGGQAEECLATQHVAQQNSGDVRAINFSFGESLQRDSRENAQLDGNALLTQCIDWSSRIHDVLYVIAGNQGKGGIPIPTDHYNGITTAYTTKREGKFAKVDFANLSALPVGIGRTVIKREINAGERRAISLLAPGNKIALYDLSGKVNVVSGTSFAAPHITASVALLQEYGDRQLKQKQANWSLDSRRHEVMKAVLLNSADKIQDRGDGLLLGMMRTVLSKGNKTWLDSDAYKNPKIPLDIEMGSGHLNAMRAYQQFSAGQWQPEKEVPSLGWNYSQVGENNHQDYIISQSLPQGSYVSITLAWDRKVELNDKNNNEQYDMGENFSDRGLNNLDLYLMSTDTQNNAQSVCSSISGVDSTEHIFCPIPTTGSYKIRVQYSQQINEPTQPYALAWWTFTNPTKTEKLR from the coding sequence ATGAGACAAACCCTTGCCTGGTTAGCTTGCACTTTAACACTCACAGGAATTAGTACACCAAGTTGGGCCTTAGATAATTCTATCGGAGATTCTGGAATCTATGCCCACCGTTTACACCAAGCCCCTTATAATTTAACCGGACGTAAAATTGCCATTGGTCAAGTCGAAATTGGCCGACCAGGACAATTTGGTTTTGATAAAATTGCAGCTTGGAATCCTGTATTTAAACTCGCTGGAGTCTATTTTCGCAATAAACCGGTCAAATCTAACGGAAATTTAGATAATCATGCAGCCATGGTGGCAACCGTCATGATTAGTCGAGATAAACGTATTCCAGGTGTGGCCCCCGATGCAAGACTATACTCCTCAGCAGTGGGAATCCTCAAAGGTGGAGGCCAAGCAGAAGAATGTTTAGCAACTCAACATGTTGCCCAACAAAATAGCGGGGATGTACGGGCCATTAATTTTAGCTTTGGCGAATCTTTACAACGAGATTCACGGGAAAATGCCCAATTAGACGGAAATGCCTTATTAACTCAATGTATTGATTGGTCATCACGGATTCATGATGTCCTCTACGTTATCGCAGGAAATCAAGGCAAGGGCGGAATCCCTATTCCTACTGACCATTATAACGGCATTACAACGGCTTATACCACCAAACGGGAAGGAAAGTTTGCTAAGGTCGATTTTGCTAATTTAAGCGCGCTTCCGGTGGGAATAGGTCGAACTGTCATCAAACGGGAAATTAATGCTGGAGAGAGACGGGCCATCAGTTTACTGGCACCTGGTAATAAAATTGCACTCTATGATCTCTCCGGTAAAGTTAATGTGGTTAGTGGTACAAGTTTTGCCGCCCCCCATATTACCGCTTCTGTGGCCCTACTTCAAGAATACGGCGATCGCCAACTAAAACAAAAACAAGCGAACTGGAGTCTTGACTCTCGTCGTCATGAAGTCATGAAAGCTGTCTTACTTAACTCTGCTGATAAAATACAAGATCGCGGGGATGGCTTATTATTAGGAATGATGCGAACAGTATTAAGTAAAGGCAATAAAACCTGGTTAGATTCTGATGCCTATAAAAATCCGAAAATTCCTCTGGATATAGAAATGGGAAGCGGACATTTGAATGCAATGCGTGCTTATCAACAATTTAGCGCAGGTCAATGGCAACCAGAAAAAGAGGTTCCCTCTTTAGGTTGGAATTATAGCCAAGTAGGAGAAAATAATCACCAAGATTACATAATTAGTCAATCCTTACCCCAAGGAAGTTATGTATCGATTACATTAGCTTGGGATCGAAAGGTTGAACTTAATGATAAAAATAACAATGAACAGTATGACATGGGAGAAAATTTCAGCGATCGCGGTTTAAATAATTTAGACCTTTATTTAATGTCCACAGATACCCAAAATAATGCTCAAAGTGTCTGTTCTTCTATTAGTGGAGTGGATAGTACCGAACATATTTTCTGTCCGATTCCCACCACAGGATCTTATAAAATACGAGTACAATATTCTCAACAAATTAATGAACCGACTCAACCTTATGCCCTTGCTTGGTGGACTTTTACTAATCCTACTAAGACAGAGAAGTTACGTTAA
- a CDS encoding DUF29 domain-containing protein, whose amino-acid sequence MNSYSSDYYAWTKKQVDLLKLRRFEQVDWDNLIEEIEELGNSRENALESYLERLLEHLLKLSYWESEKTYCTRNWKAEIRNFREQIKKIIRKNPALKNKIEPIWTEIYPVRISVMRELFTIPDRAEISLNNALSDDWFPD is encoded by the coding sequence ATGAATAGCTACTCCTCAGATTATTATGCATGGACAAAGAAACAGGTTGACTTACTCAAATTGAGACGTTTTGAACAAGTAGATTGGGATAATCTGATTGAGGAGATAGAAGAATTGGGAAACAGTCGTGAAAATGCCTTAGAAAGCTATTTAGAACGTCTTTTAGAACATCTTCTCAAACTGTCTTATTGGGAATCTGAAAAAACATATTGTACTCGAAATTGGAAGGCTGAGATTAGGAATTTTAGAGAACAGATAAAGAAAATTATCAGAAAAAATCCTGCATTAAAGAATAAGATAGAACCTATATGGACTGAAATTTATCCTGTTAGAATTTCTGTGATGAGAGAACTTTTTACTATTCCTGACAGGGCTGAAATTTCTCTAAATAATGCTCTTTCAGATGATTGGTTTCCCGATTAA
- a CDS encoding amylo-alpha-1,6-glucosidase, with amino-acid sequence MIDFGREICNCLEIAQEREWLITNGIGGYGLGTVSGVLTRSYHGLLIASLNPPLDRTLLLTKVDDTVHYNGEVYSLFTNRWINDLVEPAGYQLIENFKLEGTIPIWNFSLGNGRLEKRIWMQHKANTTYIYYTFKQGSQPLTLSLKALVNYRSHHRGNLPNLTTNQIDRGVKISLSNQSSDSFYLLTDQGKFSPIYEIYGGFELVKESYRGLPDRDSHLCVGTFEATLNPGDSLTFVATTGHPNPLVSHQLNLHDHSTLGKLLDGISALQERRQYEQSLLDQWHSSGSPRTQSVPSWINHLVLAADQFIVDRPLDNHQIGKSVIAGYPWFNDWGRDTMISLPGLTLATGRPEIASLILRTFANYISQGMLPNCLPDGNHPLTDHDYNTVDATLWYFEAIRLYYEHTGDKILIRDLFPKLEEIIDWHCRGTRYNIKLDPQDGLIFAGAQGVQLTWMDAKAGDYVVTPRIGKPVEINALWYNALRIVSELAQVLDKSYDLYDNLSQSTLKGFNRFWNEERGYCFDVIDSPELGNDPSLRPNQLLAVSLGETPLSIAQQKRIVEVCGELLLTSHGLRSLSPKDRQYRGDYGGDQYKRDTGYHQGTVWGWLMGPYVLAYQRVFNDPIPAREFLEPMAYHLRTAGLGTISEIFDGNIPYYPRGAVAQAWSVAEVLRVWLELNQ; translated from the coding sequence ATGATTGACTTTGGACGAGAAATATGCAATTGTCTAGAAATAGCCCAAGAACGAGAGTGGTTAATCACAAATGGGATCGGAGGTTATGGGTTAGGAACAGTAAGCGGAGTATTAACTCGCAGTTATCATGGACTTTTAATTGCTTCTCTTAACCCTCCTTTAGATAGAACTCTTTTGTTAACTAAAGTTGATGATACTGTTCATTATAATGGGGAAGTTTATAGTCTATTTACTAATCGTTGGATTAATGATCTTGTTGAACCTGCTGGATATCAACTAATAGAAAATTTTAAACTAGAAGGAACTATCCCAATCTGGAATTTTAGCTTAGGAAATGGGAGACTAGAAAAACGCATTTGGATGCAGCATAAAGCTAATACTACTTACATATATTACACTTTTAAGCAGGGTAGTCAACCACTTACATTATCGTTGAAAGCTTTAGTTAATTATCGCAGTCATCATAGAGGAAATTTACCTAATCTTACAACTAATCAAATTGATAGAGGAGTTAAAATATCTTTATCTAATCAATCTTCTGATTCTTTTTATCTATTAACTGATCAAGGAAAATTTTCACCGATTTATGAAATTTATGGCGGATTTGAATTAGTAAAAGAAAGTTATCGAGGTCTACCCGATAGAGATAGTCATCTGTGTGTGGGAACCTTTGAAGCAACCCTCAATCCCGGAGACTCTCTCACCTTTGTCGCTACTACCGGCCATCCTAACCCCTTAGTTTCTCATCAATTAAATTTGCATGATCACTCAACATTAGGTAAACTGTTAGATGGGATATCAGCTTTACAAGAGCGTCGTCAGTATGAGCAATCTTTACTCGACCAATGGCACTCTAGTGGTTCTCCAAGGACTCAATCTGTCCCAAGCTGGATTAATCATCTAGTGTTGGCCGCAGATCAATTTATTGTAGATCGACCCTTAGACAATCATCAAATTGGCAAATCTGTGATCGCGGGTTATCCTTGGTTTAATGACTGGGGCCGAGATACGATGATCAGTCTACCGGGTCTAACGTTGGCAACGGGACGACCTGAAATTGCCAGCCTTATTCTGCGTACCTTTGCTAATTATATCAGTCAGGGAATGTTGCCTAATTGTCTTCCTGATGGCAATCATCCTCTAACGGATCATGATTACAATACGGTTGATGCTACTTTGTGGTATTTTGAGGCTATTCGTCTCTATTATGAACATACAGGAGATAAAATCCTAATTAGGGATCTCTTTCCCAAACTAGAAGAAATTATTGACTGGCATTGTCGGGGAACTCGTTATAATATTAAACTTGATCCTCAAGATGGGTTAATTTTTGCTGGAGCGCAAGGGGTTCAATTAACCTGGATGGATGCTAAAGCTGGGGATTATGTAGTTACTCCTCGTATCGGTAAACCTGTAGAAATTAATGCCCTTTGGTATAATGCCCTAAGGATAGTGTCTGAACTAGCCCAAGTCTTAGACAAGTCCTATGATTTATATGACAACCTCTCTCAATCGACCCTTAAAGGATTTAATCGTTTTTGGAATGAGGAGAGAGGGTATTGTTTTGATGTGATTGACAGTCCTGAATTGGGCAATGATCCCAGTTTAAGACCGAATCAACTTTTAGCAGTTTCTTTAGGTGAAACTCCTTTAAGTATAGCACAACAAAAAAGGATTGTCGAGGTGTGTGGAGAATTGTTATTAACTTCTCATGGGTTAAGGAGTTTATCCCCTAAAGATAGGCAATATCGGGGGGATTATGGGGGTGATCAATATAAGCGGGATACGGGTTATCATCAGGGTACGGTGTGGGGCTGGTTAATGGGCCCCTATGTGTTAGCGTATCAAAGAGTATTTAATGATCCTATCCCCGCCCGTGAATTTCTCGAACCGATGGCTTATCATTTACGTACGGCAGGTTTAGGGACTATTAGTGAGATTTTTGATGGTAATATTCCTTATTATCCCAGAGGTGCAGTTGCGCAAGCTTGGTCTGTGGCTGAAGTTTTGAGAGTTTGGTTAGAATTAAATCAATAA
- the hetL gene encoding heterocyst differentiation pentapeptide repeat protein HetL: MKLDELLTQYAQGKRNFPQVILREVDLIEINLMGINLEGSDLRQSRLGKSNLSQANLKKVDLSESILWGTDLRETDLSGAILRDADLSGAKLIEANLTNSYLSKASLCGANLTGAKLIHSILYEVDLRPTSERRTNLGEADLSYTDLCYANLSAALLYRVNLSGAKLCRAKLCREPYHSQFPTDLTEANLQGADLSYADLTDAILVNANLKDADLTGTILTNADLRGAVML, translated from the coding sequence ATGAAATTAGATGAATTATTAACCCAATATGCACAAGGAAAAAGAAATTTTCCTCAAGTTATTTTGCGAGAGGTAGATTTAATTGAAATTAACCTGATGGGTATCAATTTAGAAGGTTCAGATTTACGTCAATCTCGACTAGGAAAAAGTAACTTAAGTCAAGCAAATCTAAAAAAAGTTGACTTAAGCGAATCAATTTTGTGGGGAACAGATTTGAGAGAAACTGACTTATCTGGGGCAATATTACGAGATGCTGATCTCAGTGGTGCTAAATTAATTGAAGCTAATTTGACAAATTCTTATTTAAGTAAAGCGAGTTTATGTGGGGCTAATTTGACAGGCGCAAAATTAATTCATAGTATTTTATATGAAGTAGATTTACGTCCTACATCTGAACGAAGAACCAATTTAGGAGAGGCAGATTTAAGTTATACAGACTTATGTTATGCTAATTTAAGTGCGGCTTTATTGTATCGAGTAAATTTGTCAGGCGCAAAATTATGTCGGGCAAAATTATGTCGAGAACCTTATCATTCACAGTTTCCTACTGACTTAACAGAAGCGAATTTACAAGGGGCCGATTTAAGTTATGCCGACTTAACAGATGCTATTTTAGTTAATGCTAATTTAAAAGATGCTGACTTAACAGGAACTATCCTAACTAATGCCGATTTAAGAGGGGCAGTTATGTTATGA
- a CDS encoding ArsR/SmtB family transcription factor, which yields MTLLPEDSTVQLSPTVLTMIADFFKVLSEASRLQIVCSLKGGSKNVSQIIEITGLGQANVSKHLKLLTQAGIVTRTQQGVNVVYEIANPLVFPLCDLVCNSIMTQLQQQNQHLESLKMFQQSF from the coding sequence ATGACACTATTGCCTGAAGATAGTACTGTTCAACTATCTCCTACGGTTTTAACCATGATTGCAGACTTTTTCAAAGTGTTATCAGAAGCGAGTCGGTTACAGATTGTTTGTTCGTTAAAAGGAGGGTCAAAAAATGTCTCTCAAATTATTGAAATTACGGGGTTAGGACAAGCAAATGTCTCTAAACATTTAAAACTATTAACCCAAGCAGGAATTGTCACTCGAACTCAACAAGGTGTTAATGTGGTGTATGAAATTGCGAACCCATTAGTGTTTCCTTTATGTGATTTAGTTTGTAATTCTATTATGACCCAATTACAACAACAAAATCAACATTTAGAGTCTCTTAAAATGTTTCAACAATCTTTTTAA
- a CDS encoding ribonuclease HI family protein, producing MSSHINQPIIVKDIPIMLFDGGSLENSGQGAAAAVLLMPNGKRYTVSQLISFVSKHEAEYTALIIGLKKAQKLGLRSLEIKGDSDLIFNQVHGLTKVKDERLLKLYRMALELFQSFEQISLEWISPEQNRPVKSAIKRCIEEALRRDKPKTQTVSKSVSSAIATLIQKGEQVTDEDYHQLTVEPDEWTDKPLSELRSLISLEIRDTIALQWQGDENHLAEMYRWYLRGLPAKMACYKVNLEQMSNGGESEKLPWEEALSLPPDLSSPSEELSDPFISLLSEFNEVGENLVKSLMVAKNDPEMAHLFEGNILFDLDVNEKSLLDNSEESQQDNESQTFILPPNPQINQTKLLEEPFSELTQDNLSDKQQDTLPSELGVTEIVKMISLLSFEGKMVLAKELVKFPDMVKLILKSIADNVSRGRSSL from the coding sequence ATGTCGAGTCATATCAATCAACCAATCATTGTCAAGGATATCCCTATCATGCTATTTGATGGAGGATCATTAGAAAATTCAGGTCAAGGGGCCGCTGCTGCCGTATTGTTGATGCCTAACGGAAAACGATACACTGTTAGTCAGTTAATTTCCTTTGTCAGTAAGCATGAAGCCGAATATACGGCTTTGATTATCGGCTTGAAAAAAGCCCAAAAACTTGGCCTGCGTAGCTTAGAAATCAAAGGAGATAGTGACCTGATTTTTAATCAAGTTCATGGCTTAACTAAAGTTAAAGATGAGAGATTACTCAAACTTTATCGGATGGCCCTAGAATTGTTCCAAAGCTTTGAGCAAATCTCTCTTGAATGGATTTCCCCTGAACAAAATCGCCCCGTAAAATCCGCTATTAAACGGTGTATTGAAGAAGCATTAAGACGGGATAAACCCAAAACTCAAACTGTCTCAAAAAGTGTTTCTTCTGCGATCGCGACTTTGATACAAAAGGGAGAACAAGTTACAGATGAAGATTATCATCAACTGACAGTCGAACCCGATGAATGGACAGATAAACCCCTTTCAGAACTGCGATCGCTAATTTCCCTAGAAATACGAGATACTATTGCTTTACAATGGCAAGGAGACGAGAACCATTTAGCCGAGATGTATCGTTGGTATTTACGGGGATTGCCAGCGAAAATGGCTTGTTATAAGGTTAATCTCGAACAGATGAGTAATGGAGGGGAATCAGAAAAATTACCTTGGGAAGAAGCCTTAAGTCTACCACCTGATCTATCATCACCGTCAGAGGAACTTTCTGATCCGTTTATCTCTCTTTTATCAGAATTTAATGAAGTGGGAGAAAATCTAGTCAAGTCATTAATGGTAGCTAAAAATGACCCAGAAATGGCTCATCTGTTTGAGGGGAACATTTTGTTTGATCTTGATGTCAATGAGAAGTCTTTATTAGACAATTCTGAGGAGTCACAACAAGATAATGAGTCACAGACGTTTATTTTACCCCCTAATCCCCAGATAAACCAGACAAAACTTTTAGAAGAACCATTTAGTGAATTAACTCAAGACAACCTTAGCGACAAACAGCAAGATACGCTACCATCAGAATTAGGAGTGACCGAAATTGTGAAGATGATTAGTCTTCTATCTTTTGAAGGTAAAATGGTCTTAGCTAAGGAATTAGTGAAATTTCCTGATATGGTCAAACTTATTCTTAAGAGTATTGCAGATAATGTATCAAGAGGACGGTCCTCTTTGTAA
- a CDS encoding beta strand repeat-containing protein, with the protein MAIIRGTNLSEILNGVLGENDIIYGLAGNDIINGNAGNDALYGEAALYQGKYYLFTDSLSWTAAQAQAVALGGNLVTVNDLAENQWLTANFGGQGNLWLGLTDQSIEGSFSWINGETITATYRNWLTGQPTNVTGLEDYASLNIASGLWSSLPNTTIQRGIIEIETISTGNDTLNGGAGNDTLFGGLGDDSLDGGLDTDTADYSGLSQAITLSGLSQSITLLPILVVNKGSAGTDNLTSIERVIGAIGQANTIDASTVTNFAPDATLNANLLTQSVVTNTGIATVPNVSFTAINFLNVIGTNNNDTITGDNNNNVLSGGLGNDSLSGNGGNDTLNGGAGNDSLIGGTGNDSLDGGLDTDTADYSGLGQAITLSGSIQAITLLPILVVNKGSAGTDNLTSIERVIGAIGQANTIDASTVTNFAPDATLNANLTSQFVVANTGIATVPNVSFTAINFLNVIGTNNNDTIVGDNANNRLTGGEGNDTLNGGAGGNDSLFGGAGNDNLIGGTGNDSLDGGLDTDTVDYSALGQAVTIRPQGSVSKGTAGTDQLVSIERIIGATGQVNLIDASTATNFGSGATINVNLASQSVLINTGIATPPSVSFTAINFVNAIGTNNNDTLTGDTGNNNLSGLSGNDILDGGTGGNDSLFGGAGNDSLIGGTGNDSLDGGGDTDTANYSAIGQAITYQTTGFVSKGTAGTDQLVSVERIIGATAQSNTIDASTSFTINANLATQSLTVNGSFILGLENFVNVNGTANNDTIVGDNANNTLTGGGGNDTLNGGAGGNDSLFGGAGNDSLIGGTGNDSLDGGADTDTVDYSALGQAVTVRPFGVVSKGIAGTDNLTSIERIIGAVGLTNTIDSSTTPGTGTINVNLANQSLIVNTGVATPPSIALTVTNFTNVIGTVNDDTIAGDTNNNNLIGESGNDILSGNTGNDTLNGGDGNDQIFGDFTTISTLGGNDTIIGSSGDDTINGGVGSDTVNYSSLTDAITLLAGGIVNKGIFGTDKIVDIETVIGAIGQNNTIDASTGVALTTSLTANLATNSLTINGLPAPINSLTLNVQNFVNIVGTTQGDNLKGNNLANELIGNEGNDTIQGLGGDDLLDGGDGNDQLLGGDGTDQLLGGLGNDSLQGDNGNDFLSGDLGNDTLRGGNGDDILDGGIGNDSILGGANNDLIFGNVGDDILFGEAGDDLVFGDDGNDRLYGGDGIDDLNGGTGKDLLYGGNSNDILFGNDDDDTLFGEAGDDLLDGGKGNDVLHGGLGNDIFAIAVGNGNDIVQDFQIGFDKIGLSGGLLFTQLTIFGFGTNTFIRNTSTSELLATLQNVNVGLINSADFTTV; encoded by the coding sequence TGGGGAAGCAGCCCTGTATCAAGGCAAATATTACCTGTTTACTGATAGCCTATCTTGGACAGCCGCTCAAGCTCAAGCAGTAGCTTTGGGGGGAAATTTAGTTACTGTCAATGATCTAGCAGAAAATCAATGGTTAACGGCGAATTTTGGCGGACAAGGTAATCTTTGGCTTGGTTTAACGGATCAAAGCATTGAAGGAAGTTTTTCTTGGATTAACGGCGAAACTATTACTGCTACCTATCGTAATTGGTTGACCGGACAGCCGACGAATGTTACAGGGTTAGAAGATTATGCCAGTCTGAACATTGCTTCTGGTCTTTGGAGTTCGTTGCCTAATACTACAATACAACGTGGGATCATCGAAATTGAGACGATTTCAACAGGTAATGATACTCTCAATGGTGGTGCTGGTAATGATACCCTCTTTGGTGGTTTAGGTGATGATAGCCTTGATGGGGGTTTAGATACAGATACTGCCGACTATAGCGGTTTAAGTCAAGCTATTACCCTTAGCGGTTTAAGTCAATCTATTACCCTTTTACCTATACTGGTTGTTAATAAAGGTTCTGCCGGAACTGACAACCTGACGAGTATTGAACGAGTTATCGGGGCCATCGGTCAAGCAAATACGATCGATGCCTCAACAGTGACTAATTTTGCGCCGGATGCTACCCTTAACGCCAATTTACTGACTCAATCTGTTGTTACTAATACGGGGATTGCCACTGTTCCCAACGTATCATTCACTGCCATTAACTTCCTCAATGTGATCGGTACCAACAATAATGACACGATTACAGGGGATAATAACAACAATGTTCTATCAGGCGGTTTAGGTAATGATAGCTTAAGCGGCAATGGTGGTAATGACACCCTCAATGGTGGTGCTGGCAATGATAGTTTAATCGGTGGCACTGGTAATGATAGCCTTGATGGGGGTTTAGATACAGATACGGCAGACTATAGTGGTTTAGGTCAAGCTATTACCCTTAGCGGTTCAATTCAAGCTATTACCCTTTTACCTATACTGGTTGTTAATAAAGGTTCTGCCGGAACTGACAACCTGACGAGTATTGAACGAGTTATCGGGGCCATCGGTCAAGCAAATACGATCGATGCTTCAACAGTGACTAATTTTGCGCCGGATGCCACCCTTAACGCCAATTTAACTTCTCAATTTGTTGTTGCTAATACGGGGATTGCCACTGTTCCAAACGTATCATTCACTGCTATTAACTTTCTCAATGTGATCGGTACCAACAATAACGATACCATTGTTGGAGATAACGCCAATAATAGGCTCACTGGGGGAGAGGGTAACGATACCCTCAATGGTGGTGCTGGCGGCAATGACAGCCTATTTGGAGGGGCTGGCAATGATAATTTAATCGGTGGCACTGGTAATGATAGTCTTGATGGGGGTTTAGATACAGATACCGTTGACTATAGCGCATTAGGTCAAGCCGTTACCATCAGACCCCAAGGTTCAGTCAGCAAAGGAACTGCTGGAACTGATCAATTAGTCAGCATTGAACGCATTATCGGCGCAACAGGTCAAGTTAACCTCATTGATGCCTCTACGGCCACTAATTTTGGCTCTGGTGCTACCATTAACGTCAATTTAGCTTCTCAATCCGTGCTTATTAATACGGGGATTGCTACCCCTCCAAGCGTATCATTCACTGCCATTAACTTTGTCAATGCGATCGGTACAAATAATAACGATACCCTGACTGGAGACACGGGCAATAATAACCTTTCTGGACTAAGCGGAAATGACATCCTTGACGGGGGAACCGGAGGCAATGACAGCTTATTTGGAGGTGCTGGCAATGATAGTTTAATCGGTGGTACTGGTAATGATAGCCTCGATGGAGGAGGCGATACGGACACCGCTAACTATAGCGCAATCGGTCAAGCCATCACCTACCAAACCACAGGATTTGTTAGTAAAGGAACGGCCGGAACCGATCAATTAGTCAGTGTTGAACGCATTATAGGCGCAACGGCTCAAAGTAACACCATTGACGCTTCTACAAGTTTTACCATTAACGCTAATTTAGCCACTCAATCTTTGACGGTTAATGGTTCATTTATTCTTGGGTTGGAAAATTTCGTCAACGTCAACGGTACAGCTAATAACGATACCATTGTTGGAGATAACGCTAATAATACGCTGACTGGGGGAGGCGGTAACGATACCCTCAATGGTGGTGCTGGCGGCAATGACAGCCTATTTGGAGGTGCTGGCAATGATAGTTTAATCGGTGGCACAGGTAATGATAGTCTCGATGGGGGAGCAGATACAGACACCGTTGACTATAGCGCATTAGGTCAAGCCGTTACCGTAAGACCGTTTGGGGTTGTCAGCAAGGGAATCGCTGGAACCGACAATCTGACAAGTATTGAACGCATTATCGGTGCAGTCGGTCTAACTAATACTATCGATTCCTCAACCACACCCGGAACCGGAACCATTAACGTTAATTTAGCCAATCAATCCCTGATTGTAAATACGGGTGTTGCCACTCCCCCTAGTATAGCATTGACCGTAACTAACTTTACTAATGTTATCGGTACAGTCAATGATGATACGATCGCGGGTGATACTAACAATAACAACCTTATCGGTGAAAGCGGTAACGACATTTTAAGTGGAAATACTGGTAATGATACCCTTAATGGGGGCGACGGCAATGACCAGATTTTCGGCGATTTTACTACCATTTCCACCCTTGGTGGCAATGATACAATTATTGGTAGTAGTGGGGATGACACTATTAACGGCGGTGTGGGCAGCGATACCGTCAATTACAGCAGTCTAACGGATGCTATTACCTTATTAGCAGGTGGTATCGTCAATAAAGGCATTTTCGGCACCGACAAGATTGTAGATATAGAAACCGTAATTGGTGCGATCGGTCAAAATAATACCATTGATGCCTCTACTGGAGTTGCCCTCACTACCTCTCTAACGGCTAATTTAGCCACCAATAGCTTGACAATTAATGGTTTACCTGCGCCCATTAATTCCCTCACCTTGAATGTGCAGAATTTTGTTAATATTGTTGGTACAACCCAAGGGGATAACCTCAAAGGTAACAATCTCGCCAACGAATTAATCGGTAATGAGGGGAATGACACCATTCAAGGGTTAGGTGGTGATGATCTTCTCGATGGAGGTGACGGCAACGACCAGCTTTTAGGTGGAGATGGAACTGATCAACTTTTAGGGGGATTAGGTAACGATAGTCTCCAAGGAGACAACGGTAACGACTTTCTCAGTGGTGACTTAGGCAATGATACCTTGCGAGGAGGCAATGGAGATGACATACTTGATGGTGGTATTGGCAATGACAGTATACTAGGAGGCGCAAATAACGATCTTATCTTCGGCAATGTGGGTGATGACATCCTCTTTGGTGAAGCGGGTGATGATTTAGTATTTGGAGATGATGGGAATGATCGCCTCTATGGAGGTGATGGTATCGACGATTTGAACGGAGGTACTGGCAAGGATCTTCTCTATGGTGGTAACAGCAATGATATCCTCTTTGGTAACGATGATGATGACACCCTCTTTGGTGAAGCAGGAGACGATTTACTTGATGGTGGTAAAGGTAACGATGTTTTACACGGAGGACTAGGTAATGATATCTTTGCGATCGCGGTAGGCAATGGCAATGATATCGTTCAAGACTTCCAAATTGGATTTGATAAAATTGGCTTAAGTGGAGGATTGCTATTTACCCAATTAACCATTTTTGGATTCGGTACTAATACCTTCATCCGCAATACCAGCACTTCTGAGCTTCTAGCGACGTTGCAAAATGTCAATGTCGGTTTAATTAACTCTGCTGATTTTACCACAGTCTAG